The genomic segment AGGTTCCTGGTGCTGGTCATGTGCTCGGTGCTCGGGGCCCTCGTCTGTCtggggtcctctgtgcccccctcacatgctGTGTTTTGTCCTCTGGTGTCAGGTTCCTGGTGCTGGTCATGTGCTCGGTGCTCGGGGTCCTCGTCTCTGTCtggggtcctctgtgcccccctcacatgctGTGTTTTGTCCCCTGGTGTCAGGTCCCTGGTGCTGGTCATGTGCTCGGGGCCCTCGTCTGTCtggggtcctctgtgcccccctcacatgctGTGTTTTGTCCCCTGGTGTAAGGTTCCTGGTGCTGGTCATGTGCTCGGGGCCCTCGTCTGTCtggggtcctctgtgcccccctcacatgctGTGTTTTGTCCTCTGGTGTCAGGTTCCTGGTGCTGGTCATGTGCTCGGTGCTCGGGGTCCTCGTCTCTGTCtggggtcctctgtgccccccctcacaTGCTGTGTTTTGTCCCCTGGTGTCAGGTTCCTGGTGCTGGTCATGTGCTCGGGGCCCTCGTCTCTGTCtggggtcctctgtgcccccctcacatgctGTGTTTTGTCCCCTGGTGTCAGGTTCCTGGTGCTGGTCATGAGCTCGGTGCTCGGGGTCCTCGTCTCTGTCtggggtcctctgtgcccccctcacatgctGTGTTTTGTCCCCTGGTGTCAGGTCCCTGGTGCTGGTCATGTGCTCGGGGCCCTCGTCTGTCtggggtcctctgtgcccccctcacatgctGTGTTTTGTCCCCTGGTGTCAGGTTCCTGGTGCTGGTCATGTGCTCGGTGCTCGGGGTCCTCGTCTGTCtggggtcctctgtgcccccctcacatgctGTGTTTTGTCCCCTGGTGTCAGGTTCCTGGTGCTGGTCATGTGCTCGGGGTCCTCGTCTGTCtggggtcctctgtgcccccctcacatgctGTGTTTTGTCCCCTGGTGTCAGGTCCCTGGTGCTGGTCATGAGCTCGGTGCTCGGGGTCCTCGTCTGTCtggggtcctctgtgcccccctcacatgctGTGTTTTGTCCCCTGGTGTCAGGTTCCTGGTGCTGGTCATGTGCTCGGTGCTCGGGGCCCTCGTCTGTCtggggtcctctgtgcccccctcacatgctGTGTTTTGTCCCCTGGTGTCAGGTTCCTGGTGCGGGTCATGTGCTCGGTGCTCGGGGTCCTCGTCTCTGTCtggggtcctctgtgcccccctcacatgctGTGTTTTGTCCTCTGGTGTCAGGTTCTTGGTGCGGGTCATGTGCTCGGTGCTCGGGGTCCTCGTCTCTGTCtggggtcctctgtgcccccctcacatgctGTGTTTTGTCCCCTGGTGTCAGGTCCCTGGTGCTGGTCATGTGCTCGGGGCCCTCGTCTGTCtggggtcctctgtgcccccctcacatgctGTGTTTTGTCCCCTGGTGTAAGGTTCCTGGTGCTGGTCATGTGCTCGGTGCTCGGGGCCCTCGTCTGTCtggggtcctctgtgcccccctcacatgctGTGTTTTGTCCCCTGGTGTCAGGTCCCTGGTGCTGGTCATGTGCTCGGGGCCCTCGTCTGTCtggggtcctctgtgcccccctcacatgctGTGTTTTGTCCCCTGGTGTCAGGTTCCTGGTGCTGGTCATGTGCTCGGTGCTCGGGGTCCTCGTCTGTCtggggtcctctgtgcccccctcacatgctGTGTTTTGTCCTCTGGTGTCAGGTTCCTGGTGCTGGTCATGTGCTCGGTGCTCGGGGTCCTCGTCTCTGTCtggggtcctctgtgcccccctcacatgctGTGTTTTGTCCCCTGGTGTCAGGTCCCTGGTGCTGGTCATGTGCTCGGGGCCCTCGTCTGTCtggggtcctctgtgcccccctcacatgctGTGTTTTGTCCCCTGGTGTCAGGTTCCTGGTGCTGGTCATGTGCTCGGTGCTCGGGGTCCTCGTCTGTCtggggtcctctgtgcccccctcacatgctGTGTTTTGTCCCCTGGTGTCAGGTTCCTGGTGCTGGTCATGTGCTCGGTGCTCGGGGTCCTCGTCTGTCtggggtcctctgtgcccccctcacatgctGTGTTTTGTCCCCTGGTGTCAGGTCCCTGGTGCTGGTCATGAGCTCGGTGCTCGGGGTCCTCGTCTGTCtggggtcctctgtgcccccctcacatgctGTGTTTTGTCCCCTGGTGTCAGGTTCCTGGTGCTGGTCATGTGCTCGGTGCTCGGGGCCCTCGTCTGTCtggggtcctctgtgcccccctcacatgctGTGTTTTGTCCCCTGGTGTCAGGTTCTTGGTGCGGGTCATGTGCTCGGTGCTCGGGGTCCTCGTCTCTGTCtggggtcctctgtgcccccctcacatgctGTGTTTTGTCCCCTGGTGTCAGGTCCCTGGTGCTGGTCATGTGCTCGGGGCCCTCGTCTGTCtggggtcctctgtgcccccctcacatgctGTGTTTTGTCCCCTGGTGTCAGGTTCCTGGTGCTGGTCATGTGCTCGGTGCTCGGGGTCCTCGTCTGTCtggggtcctctgtgcccccctcacatgctGTGTTTTGTCCCCTGGTGCTGGTCATGTGCTCGGTGCTCGGGGCCCTCGTCTCTGTCtggggtcctctgtgcccccctcacatgctGTGTTTTGTCCCCTGGTGTCAGGTCCCTGGTGCTGGTCATGTGCTCGGGGCCCTTGTCTGTCtggggtcctctgtgcccccctcacatgctGTGTTTTGTCCCCTGGTGTAAGGTTCCTGGTGCTGGTCATGTGCTCGGGGCCCTCGTCTGTCtggggtcctctgtgcccccctcacatgctGTGTTTTGTCCCCTGGTGTCAGGTTCCTGGTGCTGGTCATGTGCTCGGGGCCCTCGTCTCTGTCtggggtcctctgtgcccccctcacatgctGTGTTTTGTCCCCTGGTGTCAGGTTCCTGGTGCTGGTCATGTGCTCGGTGCTCGGGGCCCTCGTCTGTCtggggtcctctgtgcccccctcacatgctGTGTTTTGTCCCCTGGTGTCAGGTTCCTGGTGCTGGTCATGTGCTCGGTGCTCGGGGTCCTCGTCTGTCtggggtcctctgtgcccccctcacatgctGTGTTTTGTCCTCTGGTGTCAGGTTCCTGGTGCTGGTCATGTGCTCGGTGCTAGGGGCCCTCGTCTGTCtggggtcctctgtgcccccctcacatgctGTGTTTTGTCCCCTGGTGTCAGGTTCCTGGTGCTGGTCATGTGCTCGGGGCCCTCGTCTCTCAGTCtggggtcctctgtgcccccctcacatgctGTGTTTTGTCCCCTGGTGTCAGGTTCCTGGTGCTGGTCATGTGCTCGGTGCTCGGGGTCCTCGTCTCTGTCtggggtcctctgtgcccccctcacatgctGTGTTTTGTCCTCTGGTGTCAGGTCCCTGGTGCTGGTCATGAGCTCGGTGCTCGGGGTCCTCGTCTGTCtggggtcctctgtgcccccctcacatgctGTGTTTTGTCCTCTGGTGTCAGGTCCCTGGTGCTGGTCATGTGCTCGGTGCTCGGGGTCCTCGTCTGTCtggggtcctctgtgcccccctcacatgctGTGTTTTGTCCCCTGGTGTCAGGTTCCTGGTGCTGGTCATGTGCTCGGGGCCCTCGTCTGTCtggggtcctctgtgcccccctcacatgctGTGTTTTGTCCCCTGGTGTCAGGTTCCTGGTGCTGGTCATGTGCTCGGGGCCCTCGTCTCTGTCtggggtcctctgtgcccccctcacatgctGTGTTTTGTCCCCTGGTGTCAGGTTCCTGGTGCGGGTCATGTGCTCGGTGCTCGGGGTCCTCGTCTCTGTCtggggtcctctgtgcccccctcacatgctGTGTTTTGTCCCCTGGTGTCAGGTTCCTGGTGCTGGTCATGTGCTCGGTGCTCGGGGCCCTCGTCTCTGTCtggggtcctctgtgcccccctcacatgctGTGTTTTGTTCCCTGGTGTCAGGTTCCTGGTGCGGGTCATGTGCTCGGTGCTCGGGGTCCTCGTCTGTCtggggtcctctgtgcccccctcacatgctGTGTTTTGTTCCCTGGTGTCAGGTTCCTGGTGCTGGTCGTGTGCTCGGTGCTCGGGGCCCTCGTCTCTGTCtggggtcctctgtgcccccctcacatgctGTGTTTTGTCCCCTGGTGTCAGGTTCCTGGTGCTGGTCATGTGCTCGGTGCTCGGGGTCCTCGTCTCTGTCtggggtcctctgtgcccccctcacatgctGTGTTTTGTCATCTGGTGTCAGGTTCCTGGTGCGGGTCATGTGCTCGGTGCTCGGGGCCCTCGTCTCAGTCtggggtcctctgtgcccccctcacatgctGTGTTTTGTCCCCTGGTGTCAGGTTCCTGGTGCTGGTCATGTGCTCGGTGCTCGGGGTCCTCGTCTCTGTCtggggtcctctgtgcccccctcacatgctGTGTTTTGTCATCTGGTGTCAGGTTCCTGGTGCTGGTCATGTGCTCGGTGCTCGGGGTCCTCGTCTCAGTCtggggtcctctgtgcccccctcacatgctGTGTTTTGTCCCCTGCTGTCAGGTTCCTGGTGCTGGTCATGTGCTCGGTGCTCGGGGCCCTCGTCTCTGTCtggggtcctctgtgcccccctcacatgctGTGTTCTGTCCCCTGGTGTCAGGTTCCTGGTGCTGGTCATGTGCTCGGTGCTCGGGGTCCTCGTCTGTCtggggtcctctgtgcccccctcacatgctGTGTTTTGTCATCTGGTGTCAGGTTCCTGGTGCTGGTCATGTGCTCGGGGCCCTCGTCTCTGTCtggggtcctctgtgcccccctcacatgctGTGTTTTGTCATCTGGTGTCAGGTTCCTGGTGCTGGTCATGAGCTCGGTGCTCGGGGCCCTCGTCTCTGTCtggggtcctctgtgcccccctcacatgctGTGTTTTGTCCCCTGGTGTCAGGTTCCTGGTGCTGGTCATGTGCTCGGTGCTCGGGGCCCTCGTCTCTGTCtggggtcctctgtgcccccctcacatgctGTGTTTTGTCATCTGGTGTCAGGTTCCTGGTGCGGGTCATGTGCTCGGTGCTCGGGGCCCTCGTCTCAGTCtggggtcctctgtgcccccctcacatgctGTGTTTTGTCCCCTGGTGTCAGGTTCTTGGTGCTGGTCATGAGCTCGGTGCTCGGGGCCCTCGTCTCAGTCtggggtcctctgtgcccccctcacatgctGTGTTTTGTCCCCTGGTGTCAGGTCCCTGGTGCTGGTCATGAGCTCGGTGCTCAGGGTCCTCGTCTGTCtggggtcctctgtgcccccctcacatgctGTGTTTTGTCCCCTGGTGTCAGGTTCCTGGTGCGGGTCATGTGCTCGGTGCTCGGGGCCCTCGTCTGTCtggggtcctctgtgcccccctcacatgctGTGTTTTGTCATCTGGTGTCAGGTTCCTGGTGCGGGTCATGTGCTCGGGGCCCTCGTCTCTGTCtggggtcctctgtgcccccctcacatgctGTGTTTTGTCCCCTGGTGTCAGGTTCCTGGTGCGGGTCATGTGCTCGGTGCTCGGGGTCCTCGTCTCTCAGTCTGGAGAACCGGATCGCGCTCGGAAGATTTTCGTCTCCAATCACTTAACCTTTATTGACCACAACGTCCTTAGTCTCCTCACTTCGTGCACCACCGTAAGTCACATGACCTATTGGGGGCGCCACTGTCCCTCGTATTAGTCCAATATTTCACATCTCAtcttcttaattttgcagccatcGGTGTCCTGTCCTCCTGGGTTTCTCTGCTGGGCTCGAGGATTCCTGGAACTTGGGGCCCCTGGGAGCCAAACTCAACTGCAGGAGTCTCTGAAGCATTTTCTCTCTCAGACGGGGAGTCCTCCGCTCCTGCTGTTCCCCGAGGAGGAGACGACTAACGGCAGAGCCGGCCTTCTGCACTTCAGGTACCCGACGTGTGTGTCCTGTGTATAGGGATCAGATAATCGGCGTATGCACCACCTCGAGAGTGCTCATGGTGGTCGGGCACTCAGGGCGCGCTCGCTGGACTGTACCAGGTACTGTTCTTATCGATGACTGTCTTTCAGCTCGTGGGCGTTCTCGCTGTCGGACTCTGTGCAGCCTGTGGCCCTGCGGGTGAGCCGACCCCTCGTACCTGTGGTGAGTCCTGTAATTATACTGCACACGTGTCCTCCTCTGCTGGGGTCTGGCCTCTCTCATTCTCACATGTGTGTCTCTTGCAGGCGGTGCCTGGCTCGCCCTGGTGCGTTGAGTTGTTCTGGACGctcttctccctgtacacagttTATCATGTAAGGTACTGACCGCATTTCTCTGTTCATGGTGGTCTCAGGGATATGTCTTATATTACCTTCCCCCTACATCCTATGTTCTAGGTGTGTCATCATCCTAGTGATCTAGATGGGGTCTTgtctagtactgtgagggggtggTCTCCGGGGAATGTCTTTTATTACTCTGCCCCTATGTTATAGGTGTATCATCCTAGAGAGTTATGGGGTCTTGTCTGGTACTGGTGGACTCCAGGGGCATGTTTCATTACTCTTACCTCCCCCACGTCCTATGTTCTAGGTGCATCATCCTTGTGATCTATATGGGGTCTTGTCTAGTGTTGTTAGGGGGTGGTCTCCGGGGCACGTCTTCCATTACTTTCCCCCCTACATCCTATGTGTATCATCTTCCTAGTGAGTGGGTGGTCTTCGTGGAACGTCGTCCATTACTTTTACCCCTACATCCTATGTTCTAGGTGCATTATCCTTGTGATGTATATGAGGTCTTGTCTAGTGATGTGAGGGGGTGGTCTCCGGGGCACGTCTTCCATTACTTTCCCCCCCTACATCCTATGTTCTAGGTGTATCATCATCCTAGTGAGTGGGTGGTCTCCAAGGGACGTCTTCCATTACTTTCCCCCCTACATCCTATGTTCTAGGTGTATCATCATCCTAGTGAGGGGGTGGTCTTTGTGGAACGTCTTCCAttacctccccccttccccccccacgtCCTATGTTCTAGGTGCATCATCCTTGTGATCTATATGGGGTCTTGTCTAGTGTTGTGAGGGGGTGGTCGCCAGGGGACTTCTTCCATTACTTCCCCCCCTACATCCTATGTTCTAGGTGTATCATCATTCTAGTAAGGGGGTGGTCTCCGGGGCATGTCTTCCATTACTTGCCCCCCTACATCCTATGTTCTCGGTGTATCATCATCCTAGTGAGGGGGTGGTCTCCGGGGGACGTCTTCCATTACTTTCCCCCCTACATCGTATGTACTAGGTGTCTCATCATCCTAGTGAGGGGGTGGTCTTCGTGGAACGTCTTCGATAACTTCCCCCCCTACATCCTATGTTCTAGGTGCATCTTTCTTGTGATCTATATGGGGTCTTGTGTAGTGTTGTGAGGGGGTGGTCTCCGGGGGACGTCTTCCATTTCTCTACCCCTAAATCCTATGTTCTAggtgtatcatcatcatcatcatcatcccagTGAGGTGGTGGTCTCCGGGGGACGTCTTCCATTACTCTACCCCTACATCCTATGTTCTAGGTGTATCATCATCATCCCAGTGAGGTGGTGGTCTCCGGGGCACGTCTTCCATTACTTGCCCCCCTACATCCTATGTTCTCGGTATATCATCATCCTAGTGAGGGGGTGCTCTCCAGGGCACGTCTTCCATTACTTTCCCCCTACATCCTATGTTCTAGGTGTCTCATCGTCTTAGTTAGGGGATGGTCTCCAGGGGGACGTCTTCCATTTCTCTACCCCTACATCCTATGTTCTAGGTGTCTCGTCGTCTTAGTTAGGGGGTGGTCTCCGGGGGACGTCTTCCATTACTTTCCCCCTACATCCTATGTTCTAGGTGTATCATCATCCTAGTGAGGGGGTGGTCTCCGGGGCACATCTTCCATTACTTGCCCCCCTACATCCTATGTTCTAGGTGTCTCATCGTCTTAGTTAGGGGGTGGTCTCCGGGGGACGTCTTCCATTACTTTCCCCCCTACATCCTATGTTCTAGGTGTCTCATCATCCTAGTTAGGGGGTGGTCTCCGGGGCACGTCTTCCATTACTTGCCCCCCTACATCCTATGTTCTCGGTGTATCATCATCCTAGTGAGGGGGAGGTTTCCGGGGCACGTCTTCTATTACTTTCCCCCTACATCCTATGTTCTAGGTGTCTCATCGTCTTAGTTAGGGGGTGGTCTCCGGGGGACGTCTTCCATTTCTCTACCCCTACATCCTATGTTCTAGGTGTCTCGTCGTCTTAGTTAGGGTGTGGTCTCCGGGGGACGTCTTCCGTTACTTTCCCCCTACATCCTATGTTCTAGGTGTATCATCATCCTAGTGAGGGGGTGGTCTCCGGGGGCGTGTTCTATTCCCCTCTCATACAGAAGGACTCTTCCCACCCCTCTCTCTGATTACAGATGGTTGCTGCCCGTGTACCGTGCACCCAGAGAGTCAGATGAAGACTTTGCCTCCCGTGTTCAGAAGGTAAGCGGAGGAGGGCCTGCCGCCAGTGACGTGCCGCCCGCCATCGCCACCATCACCTGCCATCTTCTCTCCACAGCTGTTGGCGCATTCACTTGGTGTCCATGGCACAAAGCACACGGCTGCAGATAGAGCAGAAcatatgaagaggaggaggaaagagCCCCCACCCCGCAGCCGCCACAACCCGCCCACCGCGTCTACAGCCGCAAGTCACATGGCGCAGCGCGTGAAAGAAGTGTTACCCCAAGTGCCGCTCTCTGTAATTCACCAGGACCTGGGTAAGTGTCCGTATCTGCGCATGGGTCACATGATGGTGTATAGAACGGTCTGCTGTGTACTGTACCTGTAGATCACATGACGGGTGTACGTATAGCGGTCTGCTGTGTACTGTACGTGTAGATCACATGACGGGTGTACGTATAGCGGTCTGCTGTGTACGTGTAGATCACATGACGGGTGTACGTATAGCGCTCTGCTGTGTACTGTACGTGTAGATCACATGACGGGTGTACGTATAGCGGTCTGCTGTGTACTGTACGTGTAGATCACATGACGGGTGTACGTATAGCGGTCTGCTGTGTAGGTGTAGATCACATGACGGGTGTACGTATAGCGCTCTGCTGTGTACTGTACGTGTAGATCACATGACGGGTGTACGTATAGCGCTCTGCTGTGTACGTGTAGATCACATGACGGGTGTACGTATAGCGGTCTGCTGTGTACGTATAGATCACATGACGGGTGTACGTATAGCGGTCTGCTGTGTACGTGTGGATCACATGACGGGTGTACGTATAGCGGTCTGCTGTGTACGTATAGATCACATGACGGGTGTACGTATAGCGGTCTGCTGTGTACGTGTAGATCACATGACGGGTGTACGTATAGCGGTCTGCTGTGTACTGTACGTGTAGATCACATGACGGGTGTACGTATAGCGGTCTGCTGTGTACTGTACGTGTAGATCACATGACGGGTGTACGTATAGCGCTCTGCTGTGTACGTGTAGATCACATGACGGGTGTACGTGTAGCGCTCTGCTGTGTACTGTACGTGTAGATCACATGACGGGTGTACGTATAGCGGTCTGCTGTGTACTGTACGTGTAGATCACATGACGGGTGTACGTATAGCGCTCTGCTGTGTACGTGTAGATCACATGACGGGTGTACGTATAGCGGTCTGCTGTGTACCTGTAGATCACATGACGGGTGTACGTATAGCGCTCTGCTGTGTACCTGTAGATCACATGACGGGTGTACGTATAGCGGTCTGCTGTGTACGTGTAGATCACATGACGGGTGTACGTATAGCGCTCTGCTGTGTACTGTACGTGTAGATCACATGACGGGTGTACGTATAGCGGTCTGCTGTGTACGTGTAGATCACATGACGGGTGTACGTATAGCGCTCTGCTGTGTACTGTACGTGTAGATCACATGACGGGTGTACGTATAGCGGTCTGCTGTGTAGGTGTAGATCACATGACGGGTGTACGTATAGCGCTCTGCTGTGTACTGTACGTGTAGATCACATGACGGGTGTACGTATAGCGCTCTGCTGTGTACGTGTAGATCACATGACGGGTGTACGTATAGCGGTCTGCTGTGTACTGTACGTGTAGATCACATGACGGGTGTACGTATAGCGCTCTGCTGTGTACTGTACGTGTAGATCACATGACGGGTGTACGTATAGCGGTCTGCTGTGTACTGTACGTGTAGATCACATGACGGGTGTACGTATAGCGGTCTGCTGTGTACTGTACGTGTAGATCACATGACGGGTGTACGTATAGCGCTCTGCTGTGTACGTGTAGATCACATGACGGGTGTACGTATAGCGCTCTGCTGTGTACTGTACGTGTAGATCACATGACGGGTGTACGTATAGCGGTCTGCTGTGTACTGTACGTGTAGATCACATGACGGGTGTACGTATAGCGCTCTGCTGTGTACGTGTAGATCACATGACGGGTGTACGTATAGCGGTCTGCTGTGTACCTGTAGATCACATGACGGGTGTACGTATAGCGGTCTGC from the Bufo bufo chromosome 2, aBufBuf1.1, whole genome shotgun sequence genome contains:
- the AUP1 gene encoding lipid droplet-regulating VLDL assembly factor AUP1, which translates into the protein MEQPGLEQMLDGQRFPVELLSRGLLLLYAPLGLCLFLLRLFIGAHVFLVSCVLPDCAIRRFLVRVMCSVLGVLVSQSGEPDRARKIFVSNHLTFIDHNVLSLLTSCTTPSVSCPPGFLCWARGFLELGAPGSQTQLQESLKHFLSQTGSPPLLLFPEEETTNGRAGLLHFSSWAFSLSDSVQPVALRVSRPLVPVAVPGSPWCVELFWTLFSLYTVYHVRWLLPVYRAPRESDEDFASRVQKLLAHSLGVHGTKHTAADRAEHMKRRRKEPPPRSRHNPPTASTAASHMAQRVKEVLPQVPLSVIHQDLALTGCVDATITNLIEGRVPFEPEAESAGSEEPGRAANNKLIPRGFARRPEDRHLSLQERKEVLYDCARRRYLEKYGGVAAAKKKSD
- the LOC120990586 gene encoding uncharacterized protein LOC120990586 yields the protein MCSVLGVLVSVWGPLCPPHMLCFVPWCQVPGAGHVLGARGPRLCLGSSVPPSHAVFCPLVSGPWCWSCARGPRLSGVLCAPLTCCVLSPGVRFLVLVMCSGPSSVWGPLCPPHMLCFVLWCQVPGAGHVLGARGPRLCLGSSVPPLTCCVLSPGVRFLVLVMCSGPSSLSGVLCAPLTCCVLSPGVRFLVLVMSSVLGVLVSVWGPLCPPHMLCFVPWCQVPGAGHVLGALVCLGSSVPPSHAVFCPLVSGSWCWSCARCSGSSSVWGPLCPPHMLCFVPWCQVPGAGHVLGVLVCLGSSVPPSHAVFCPLVSGPWCWS